The genomic stretch CAGGCTTTTATCGCCGACCTCGCCGACGAAGGCCTGTTCGGGGCGAAAGGCACCGCGGCCTTTGCCCGCAGCGCGGACTGGCGCGTGGAAGCGGACCGGATACTTGGCGCGGTGAAGAGGAAGGGCTGAGCGGTCCTCCAACGTCATTGCGAGGAGCGAAGCGACGAAGCAATCCATTCTTTCTTGGCGCTGCCCGATGGATTGCTGCGCGGAGCCTGTCATCGGGCGCGCATTCGCGCGACCCGGTGGCTCGCAATGACGTCCTACAGCCCCTTGATCATCCCGGCGTCGATCAGCAGCCGGTTGAAGCGCCTCGCCTCCGCGCCGTCCTTGCAGTCGTAGAACCGCCCCTGGCAGCGGAGCATGATGCTCTTCTGCTCTTCGAAAGACGGATCGAGTGGAATCCCGGCGGCTTCCTGGATCACCAGCGGCAAATAGGCCGCGTCGATGGTGTCCATCACGGCCGGACTCTTCACCGGCTCGAAATTGACGGCATCGATGGCATAATAGGTCCCGTAATAGCGCGGATCGTAATTCTCCAGCTTTTTGCCGACGCTGGCCTCGTCGAGGCCGGGGTCGAGCACATGCGGCGAGAATTCCGGCTGGTGATCGCCGTAGCGCACGATCAGGAACGGCTGTGCCGGAAATTTCTTCTTCAGCCCGGCGATAAAGGCCGAGAAATCGTTGGCGCTCATCGTCTGCCGGCGCAGATATTCGTCGACCACCGGCTCGTTGCCGGGCTTGCGCCAGGACGGCATCAGGTCGGGCCGGAACCGGGTCTCCCAGGGAAAATGATTGGCCGCCAAATAGACGAAGGTGAACAGCGGCGTCCCCTGCGGCTGCTCGGCGATCAGCTTCAGAGCCTTGTCGTAGAAGAAGCTGTCCGGCTCGACGTCTTTGGCGTGGAGATCATGCGCGTCGTAGAAATGCTGGATGCCGGTCGTGATCTGGAAGCTGCGCGCACTCATGAAGGCGCCGAATGCCGGATAGAGCGACAGCGTGGTGTAGCCGCAGCGGCGCAGCGCCAGCGGCAATCCGCGCTCGACGCGGCCCGAAGCGATCCGGGTGACGAAATAGGCGAACCGGCCGAACGAGCGCGAGGAGAGGCCTGCGAGCACGTTATATTCGGTGAACCAGCTCGGCCCGCCATTGCTCTCGGCGAGGAAGGTGCGCTCCTTGCCGTCGAACGATTGGAAATGGCTGCCATAGCCTGCGGGCACCTTGATGCCCTCGGCCTGACGGATGTCGAAGCTCGACTCGTCATGGATCATGATGATGTTCGGCCGCCGTCCGGCCGGATGGCAGGAATCCAGCAGCGGCACCTTGAGGCGCTCGGTGGCGACCGCGTCCGATTCCATGAACCCGTAATTGATGAAGTCGGATACCGCGGTCACGCCGGAGCGGGAAAATTTCGACAAATAGCCGTCGTCGTAATACCCGCGCCAGGCCTCATCCGGCCAGGCGAGGGCGTATCCGACCAGGGCGGCAAGGCAGGCGAGGCAGCAGGCCAGCGCCGGCAACCGGCGGATGCGAAACGGATCGAGCCACCACAGCGCATACATCAAGGGGATGGTGACGAGGCCGGCCCCGATCACCGACCAGCGCAGATTGGGGAAGATCGTAAACAGGAAGGCGGCGGTATCGCGATCGATGACCATCAGGTCGACGAAGTTCGCGGTCATCTGCACTACGTCGTGCTTGAGCCGCGACAGCAGCACCAAAACCACCACCAGCGTCAGCGACAGCGCGCCCGACAGCGCCGGGCGCCGCAATAGCGCGATGAAGAAGAAATTCAGGATCCCCCACGACAGCAAAAAGCCGGTGCGCGCGCCGAAATCGGTCTCGGTCTGCAGCATGATGGCGAGCGCGGCCAGATGGGGTGCTGCCACGGCCAACAGCCGCCAGATGCCGATCGCGGCGATGCCGCCGGCAATGGCGGTAGCGGAGGAGCCTTGATTCGGCGGGGGCGCCATGGGCGGGACGCAACATTACCCGGCGCAATGCTAATGCCTTGGCTGGCGACGACCAGGAGACGCACGGCGCATCCGGAAGCTGCGTCGCGTCATAAAAATGTAGTGGAACCGTCATGAACAGGCAATGAATTTGCCGGTGGCAGCCAGGTTCTGGCGGTTCGCGCGAGCTCGAGCGCGCGACACCATCCCAGGCGGGGCCGTCCGGCCTCATCCGACCACCTGCCGGCAGTCCCAATTTCGAGGGTTTTGTCGGCGACCGGACAGACAGGCTTTTCAGATCGGCGCTAGTTTTGAGCCATGGCCGGGATGAGGAAACCCGATCCGGAACTACTGCCTATCCACCGTCCGCGCTGTCCCGACTGCCACACGCGGATGATAACGGCTGACGTCACGGCCGGACCGGAAGGTTTCGAGCACCGCAGCTATCAATGCCCAGGCTGTGCTCACACCGAAACCAGGATCGAGCCGATCGATCCGCTCGAGGCCGACGCCGCGGGCTGGGTCGCCGCCGAGCCCGGACAGCCGGCAACCGCACCGGGCTCAATCCCGAACGCCCGGCCACCAATCCAGCCCAAATCGACGCATTGAAGCCGAAGAACTGAAGCGATGGCCCGACCGATCAAAAACCCGCGGCCCAAACTCGATCTGGAGACCGAGGCGCTGGCAGCGCTTGAACAAGCCCGCGCGCTGGCACCCGGGCCTGAGCGGATCGAAGCGATGAAACGCGCCGGCGTTCTCAGGAATGCGGTGGACATGCAGGGACTGTTGTTTGCGAAGCGGGGCAGACCGCCGAAGATGTGAATTGCGCTGCGGCTGGCATCTACGCGGCCAGTTAACCCTGCGCGCGCTCCACGCCGCCTGCTCAACCCGTCCCGGCTACGAACAGGATCACGAGGAAGGCGCCGATCGCGATCATCGCGGTCAGCGCGCAGGCTATTGCAACGCGTATCATGATCTGGATCAGGCTGAGGTCTTGCTCAGAGCGGCGGCCGGACATTGGTCGTTAGCCGTTCAACAGTTTTCGATTTCAGCGGATCTGCGACCGTCCGGGTCTCGATGAGCTCGCATTTCGCGCATTCGAAGGTCCGCTCCTCCGACCCGTCAG from Bradyrhizobium sp. Ash2021 encodes the following:
- a CDS encoding sulfatase-like hydrolase/transferase, translated to MAPPPNQGSSATAIAGGIAAIGIWRLLAVAAPHLAALAIMLQTETDFGARTGFLLSWGILNFFFIALLRRPALSGALSLTLVVVLVLLSRLKHDVVQMTANFVDLMVIDRDTAAFLFTIFPNLRWSVIGAGLVTIPLMYALWWLDPFRIRRLPALACCLACLAALVGYALAWPDEAWRGYYDDGYLSKFSRSGVTAVSDFINYGFMESDAVATERLKVPLLDSCHPAGRRPNIIMIHDESSFDIRQAEGIKVPAGYGSHFQSFDGKERTFLAESNGGPSWFTEYNVLAGLSSRSFGRFAYFVTRIASGRVERGLPLALRRCGYTTLSLYPAFGAFMSARSFQITTGIQHFYDAHDLHAKDVEPDSFFYDKALKLIAEQPQGTPLFTFVYLAANHFPWETRFRPDLMPSWRKPGNEPVVDEYLRRQTMSANDFSAFIAGLKKKFPAQPFLIVRYGDHQPEFSPHVLDPGLDEASVGKKLENYDPRYYGTYYAIDAVNFEPVKSPAVMDTIDAAYLPLVIQEAAGIPLDPSFEEQKSIMLRCQGRFYDCKDGAEARRFNRLLIDAGMIKGL